One window from the genome of Oncorhynchus gorbuscha isolate QuinsamMale2020 ecotype Even-year unplaced genomic scaffold, OgorEven_v1.0 Un_scaffold_2769, whole genome shotgun sequence encodes:
- the LOC124026556 gene encoding ubiquitin carboxyl-terminal hydrolase 42-like, with the protein MTIVDRSSEKSDHESVGCKRSGSLTFPGGDGNGMDGGCSSWGAGGPSSSDTPRVKTGGCMGPTPGATVYSSSAVITADRPKEQVVLTSGDGIALPQKVLFPAERLSLKWNQVNRIGSGLQNLGNTCFLNSALQCLTYTAPLSNYMLSREHSKTCHEPGFCMMCTMQNHITQVFANSGNVIKPIGVLNELKRIAKHFRFGSQEDAHEFLRYTVDAMQKSCLPGSKLDRQTQATSFIHQVFGGYLRSRVKCLNCKAVSDTFDPYLDVALEIKTAPSITKALEQFVKPEQLDGENAYKCTKCKKMVPASKRFTIHRSSNVLTISLKRFANYNGGKIAKDVRYPECLDLRPFMSQSHGEPQVYVLYAVLVHSGFSCHAGHYYCYVKASNGQWHQMNDSSVSVSDIRSVLNQQAYVLFYIRSPDLKNGGDYNHMSQPPGQSSPRPILTPRVNIGPRHTNTCFIGPQLPPHMAKNTFHNGNGSLRDFPSGSKPSSGSSSMGKTSYGLLSSSSSSSHSLSCPTGIPDTAKRQKLSFFIGQGKQIRPSSSSSSYAQPSSCSSSQTTSDMSVPRAPCINGTPSVNGNGHGASFLVPYGQESSEESDQEGGSGLENGTTKPHVNGRKGGPVPRVLALKPNGIINGQATMHHNGSGTNGSSKLSQIGHQNGHHKVNGIKHPEKVNGHVLSPGLGPSISNGVESHPSGPSKEVYRAIPSQDSPSQSLHSADRDSHLSPTPEKRTTTHSDPLPHHPPSTTANPPSSLADVGAKPPTDTMRESSSTSNPGALPLQPTPHSLRTLVSPAFSQPLSGPGLGTTEGLGAPHSRSGEDVRETENSPAAGLDGRLDGKPSSREGRDRMYSSDNSSDKGRDRLYSSDRDKDGDRLYSSDRDKDGERNGYHRDMSRERNWDRDSDRYRHRRDHRDREHHRDREHHRSYRDRSASRDRHWESERRWERNAYHPRDRDRCHHHYHRPRENRERDRREHSLPHREEPHGRSRWRGERGERKDRGDGKRGYYPSQEETPLPTPLSSNTKPSQPPTSPDLSPARPALEKRPDPLREDSVEERRAKKHKKSKKKKSKDKARRRENGTSDVDSSDRAADGSRSSKHKKKKKKKRRHDTDMEDEKSRSTQSSEGHRDPNAPRESRRASSSDGERASRKRRYQDDDGSDNSYPEKHHRSDDEDNKDRFFSRNISPTATSHNASHHHLNGHTGNGFSRPNGNSHGCSTNGLYNE; encoded by the exons ATGACCATAGTTGACAGATCTTCAGAGAAATCTGACCACGAGTCAGTCGGGTGCAAGCGCTCCGGATCGCTGACCTTCCCCGGCGGCGACGGGAACGGGATGGACGGCGGGTGCTCCAGCTGGGGTGCGGGGGGTCCCTCATCCTCCGACACCCCCAGGGTGAAGACCGGGGGCTGCATGGGCCCAACCCCTGGAGCCACTGTCTACAGCAGCAGTGCTGTCATCACCGCAGACAGGCCCAAGGAGCAAG TGGTGCTGACCAGTGGGGACGGCATCGCCTTGCCCCAGAAGGTGCTGTTCCCGGCCGAGCGGCTCAGCCTAAAGTGGAACCAGGTCAACCGCATCGGATCAGGTCTCCAGAACCTGGGCAATACCTGCTTCCTCAACTCGGCTCTGCAGTGTCTCACCTACACTGCTCCCCTCAGTAACTACATGCTGTCCCGGGAGCACTCTAAAACGT GTCATGAGCCTGGATTCTGTATGATGTGCACCATGCAGAATCACATCACCCAGGTCTTTGCCAACTCTGGGAACGTCATCAAGCCCATCGGAGTCCTCAATGAGCTCAAAC GGATTGCAAAGCATTTCCGTTTTGGTAGCCAAGAGGACGCCCATGAGTTCCTGCGGTACACAGTGGATGCTATGCAAAAGTCCTGCCTGCCCGGAAGCAA ATTGGACAGGCAAACACAGGCAACCAGTTTCATCCATCAAGTCTTTGGAGGGTATCTAAGGTCCAGAG TAAAATGTTTAAACTGCAAAGCAGTCTCTGACACGTTTGACCCTTATTTGGATGTCGCTTTGGAAATCAAG ACTGCTCCCAGTATCACCAAAGCACTGGAGCAGTTTGTTAAGCCTGAGCAGCTAGATGGAGAGAATGCCTACAAATGCACTAA GTGTAAGAAGATGGTTCCAGCCTCTAAGAGATTCACCATCCACCGCAGCTCCAATGTGCTCACCATCTCACTGAAGCGCTTCGCCAACTACAACGGGGGCAAGATCGCGAAG gACGTGAGGTATCCTGAGTGCCTGGACCTGCGTCCCTTCATGTCTCAGTCCCACGGGGAGCCCCAGGTCTATGTGCTCTACGCTGTCCTGGTGCACTCTGGCTTCAGCTGCCACGCTggacactactactgctacgtcAAG GCTAGCAACGGCCAGTGGCACCAGATGAATGACTCCTCTGTATCAGTCAGTGACATCAGATCAGTCCTCAACCAGCAGGCATACGTCCTCTTCTATATCAG GTCACCTGATCTGAAGAACGGAGGGGACTACAACCACATGAGTCAGCCCCCTGGACAGTCGTCCCCCCGCCCCATCCTCACACCCCGGGTCAACATTGGGCCACGACACACCAACACTTGCTTCATAGGACCACAGCTGCCCCCACACATGGCCAAG AACACCTTTCACAATGGGAACGGCTCCCTAAGGGACTTCCCCTCTGGCTCTAAGCCCAGCAGTGGGAGCAGCAGCATGGGCAAGACTAGCTATGGcctgctctcctcttcttcctcttcctctcattctctAAGCTGTCCTACAGGTATCCCTGACACTGCCAAGCGCCAGAAGCTCTCCTTCTTCATCGGTCAGGGCAAACAGATCCGcccctcctcatcatcctcctcttatGCCCAGCCGTCCTCCTGTTCTTCGTCACAGACTACCTCCGACATGTCCGTGCCGCGGGCTCCTTGCATAAACGGTACACCCTCCGTTAACGGAAACGGTCATGGAGCCTCATTCCTGGTGCCGTATGGCCAGGAGTCATCGGAGGAGTCTGACCAGGAGGGAGGCAGTGGTCTGGAGAACGGCACAACCAAGCCTCACGTTAACGGGAGGAAGGGAGGGCCCGTCCCCAGAGTCCTGGCCCTCAAGCCCAACGGCATCATTAACGGCCAGGCCACCATGCACCATAACGGGTCTGGGACAAATGGCTCCTCCAAACTCAGCCAGATCGGACATCAGAATGGACACCACAAAGTTAATGGCATCAAACACCCGGAGAAG GTCAACGGTCATGTACTGTCTCCTGGGTTGGGTCCCAGCATTTCTAATGGGGTGGAGTCTCACCCTAGTGGCCCAAG CAAAGAGGTGTATCGTGCCATCCCCAGCCAGGACAGCCcgtctcagagccttcacagtgcCGACAGAGATAGCCACCTCTCCCCAACCCCAGAGAAAAGGACAACAACTCACTCTGACCCCCTCCCTCACCACCCACCATCAACCACTGCTAACCCGCCATCCTCATTGGCAGATGTTGGCGCTAAGCCACCTACTGACACCATGAGGGAATCCAGCTCCACCTCCAACCCTGGGGCCTTACCCCTCCAGCCCACCCCCCACTCCCTCAGAACCCTAGTCTCTCCAGCCTTCTCCCAGCCCCTCTCTGGACCAGGCCTGGGGACCACAGAAGGCCTCGGCGCACCACACAGCAGATCTGGGGAGGATGTCAGGGAGACTGAGAACAGCCCAGCAGCAGGACTGGATGGACGGCTGGACGGCAAGCCCAGctccagagagggaagagaccggATGTATTCTTCAGATAATTCTTCTGATAAGGGGAGAGACCGACTATATTCTTCGGACCGCGATAAGGATGGAGACCGGCTGTACTCTTCTGACCGGGATAAAGACGGAGAAAGGAATGGGTACCACCGTGACATGAGCCGTGAACGCAACTGGGACCGTGACTCAGACCGCTATCGACACCGGCGGGACCACAGAGATCGAGAACACCACCGAGACCGAGAACACCACCGGTCGTACCGTGATCGCTCGGCCAGCCGGGACAGACACTGGGAGTCAGAGCGTCGCTGGGAGAGGAACGCCTACCACCCCAGGGACAGGGaccgctgccaccaccactaccacagacccagagagaacagggagagggacaggagggagcACAGCCTCCCCCACAGAGAGGAGCCTCACGGACGCTCCaggtggaggggggagaggggtgaaCGTAAGGACAGGGGTGATGGTAAGAGGGGTTACTACCCTTCACAGGAGGAGACCCCCCTGCCCACCCCACTAAGCTCCAACACCAAACCCAGTCAGCCCCCCACTagcccagacctctccccagccAGACCAGCTCTGGAGAAACGACCCGATCCTCTGAGAGAGGACAGCGTTGAGGAACgtcgggccaagaaacacaagaagAGCAAGAAGAAGAAGTCCAAGGACAAAGCTAGGCGTCGAGAGAATGG GACCTCTGATGTGGATTCCTCTGACAGGGCTGCCGATGGCAGCAGGTCCTCCAaacacaagaagaagaagaagaagaagaggaggcaCGACACTGACATGGAGGACGAGAAGTCCCGCTCTACCCAGAGTTCCGAGGGGCACCGTGACCCCAACGCCCCCCGGGAGAGTCGCAGGGCGAGCAGCAGTGACGGGGAGAGGGCGAGCAGGAAGCGACGTTACCAGGACGATGATGGCTCTGACAATAGCTACCCCGAGAAACACCATCGCTCCGATGACGAGGACAACAAAGACCGCTTCTTCTCTCGCAATATATCGCCAACAGCCACCTCTCACAACGCATCGCACCACCACCTCAATGGGCACACAG GTAATGGCTTCAGTCGACCCAATGGAAACTCCCACGGATGTTCTACCAATGGACTGTACAATGAATGA